The Aureispira anguillae genome contains a region encoding:
- a CDS encoding T9SS type A sorting domain-containing protein gives MKVFKTVFYFLCILILAQNSFAQSITLVQPNGGEVLYACETYPVQWTQTGTVSNYWNIDYSLDGGIIWTSVASNYLSTNGQFNWTVPNVQSSTVLMRVRDALNTTTEDTSDAVFTINIPITLISPNGGEVWKGRTVQNITWNAAGTSNSYTIQYSTDNGTNWNNLAIGYNSPTGTYSWTVPSMDTTTTCMVRVMDHVQNCMQDVSNAVFTIVPPDPVLTAPNSGTLRPLCNYNIRWITSSFISNVKLEYSLNNGSTWTYISTVPNTGSYSWVVPSTASTQCLVKATNSLHSNLYDISSSNFTITPPVEVTASNGGDTLYGCNNYVISWDKSNCLSNWNIYYSTDNGANWNTIATNVTNGSYSSQNYSWAVPNGINSSQCLIRVAEVGWGGRSDISDATFTILPSNSITVTSPNGGEVWQGLSTHPITWTHTSDASGQFRVEYSDDNGTSWSALNNGTSNNSYNWNVSGNPGTSYLVRVLDFNNTCRSDVSDANFTVTQPTPVLTAPNWGTLRPGCNYNITWNQATFSTSIKLEYSLDNGSSWNTIATVSNTGSYSWVVPSTASTQCLVRASHYNDPSVFDVSNSNFTIIPPVEVTTSNGGDTLYGCNNYVISWDKSNCLSNWNIYYSTDNGANWNTIATNINNSSYSSQNYSWTVPNGINSSQCLIRVAEVGWGGRSDISDATFTILPSNSITVTSPNGGEVWQGLSTHPITWTHTSDASGQFRVEYSDDNGTSWSALNNGTSNNSYNWNVSGNPGTSYLVRVLDFNNTCRSDVSDANFTVTQPTPVLTAPNWGTLRPGCNYNIRWNQATFSTSIKLEYSLDNGSSWNTIATVSNTGSYSWVVPSTASTQCLVRASHYNDPSVFDVSNSNFTIIPPVEVTASNGGDTLYGCNNYVISWDKSNCLSNWNIYYSTDNGANWNTIATNINNSSYSSQNYSWAVPNGINSSQCLIRVAEVGWGGRSDISDATFTILPSNSITVTSPNGGEVWQGLSTHPITWTHTSDASGQFRVEYSDDNGTSWSALNNGTSNNSYNWNVPGNPGTSYLVRVLDFNNTCRSDVSDANFTVTQPTPVLTAPNWGTLRPGCNYNIRWNQATFSTSIKLEYSLDNGSSWNTIATVSNTGSYSWVVPSTPSTQCLVRASHYNDPSVFDVSNSNFTIIPPVEVTASNGGDTLYGCNNYVISWDKSNCLSNWNIYYSTDNGANWNTIATNINNSNYSSQNYSWAVPNGINSSQCLIRVAEVGWGGRSDISDATFTILPSNSITVTSPNGGEVWQGLSTHPITWTHTSDASGQFRVEYSDNNGSSWSALNNGTSNNSYNWNLPGNPGTSYLVRVLDFNNTCRSDVSDANFTITQPTPVLTAPNWGTLRPGCNYNIRWDQSTFSTSIKLEYSLDNGSSWNTIATVSNTGSYSWVVPSTPSTQCLVRASHYNDPSVFDVSNSNFTIIPPVEVTASNGGDTLYGCNNYVISWDKSNCLSNWNIYYSTDNGANWNTIATNINNSSYSSQNYSWTVPNGISSSQCLIRVAEVGWGGRSDISDATFTILPSNSITVTSPNGGEVWQGLSTHPITWTHTSDASGQFRVEYSDNNGTSWSALNNGTSNNSYNWNVPNNPGTSYLVRVLDFNNTCRSDVSDANFTVSPSDPVLTAPNGGQTLYSGTTYNITWLASTFFSSYVKLEYSLDNGATWNYIGSVSNTGSESWTIPNVYSTQCLVRASNSTNLSLNDVSYSVFTIKPAVTLLTPNGDNGTTIWGGCTVTSITIDRSPAWNSYEVEYSLDNGSNWTTITSNWTTNANPATYNWTMPNTQTNQAMVRVRPNFTSFSDRSDSTFTITKPVTIIQPNFGGVMTVGNVYNISWSSDGISNIYDIFYSTNGGATYTNIVTGYTTSTNTYAWTIPNTLSNNCVIWVRDNINHCKEDISDQLFTISSGPQVVQLLAPNGIGDTLVGCHTKTIRWTDLNSSGSYSIDYSVNSGATWINIASGSMSSNLIASTNYSYDWIVPNNISSNNVLLRVRSLTTPTLFDLSDAFFSVINGSLSVTPTDTSACYAVPIQLNVTGGEVNNYSWSPSIGLDSSNSASPIAAPYESTNYVVQCTNGTCILTDSIMFTVTFDSSIVSDVTISASVLPTDTVCAGTAITYTATATNEGTSPIYQWRVNGVNVGSNAATFTTSSLNNNDVVTCILYSNMPCVSGSPDTSNALVASILPNVTPSVTWSTTPHIDTICDGVHVTFTAIPNHGGTTPSYQWFLNGSTVGNNGSFSSSTLNSGDILELMMSSTASCVTNSIATSTDTINVKTVPAQPLSITGAPSICTGTSASYTIPLVNHATSYTWTLPSGWTGSSTTDSISVTANSNSGIISVTANNACGVSSAAQLNITANLLPVVTFSSLGVVCENTPAFVLTGGSPIGGIYSGIGVTNDSIFTPTAVGNGLYTITYTYTDSFCTNSDTSTIQVDMCAGTIGSIENEAISVYPNPLKDYTVFYFDASIQFENIQIQIFDVLGREVKRIDNIRQNKVTLRRNNLENGVYYYRVMNQEKEIKSGELIFAK, from the coding sequence ATGTTCAATCCTCTACTGTTTTAATGCGTGTTCGAGATGCTTTGAATACAACAACAGAAGATACAAGTGATGCTGTTTTTACCATCAATATTCCTATTACACTTATTTCTCCAAATGGTGGTGAAGTGTGGAAAGGGCGAACGGTTCAAAATATTACTTGGAATGCCGCTGGAACATCCAACTCTTATACGATTCAATATTCTACAGATAATGGAACAAACTGGAACAATCTTGCAATAGGATATAACAGTCCAACAGGTACTTATTCATGGACTGTGCCTAGCATGGACACTACTACAACTTGTATGGTTAGAGTGATGGATCATGTCCAAAATTGTATGCAAGATGTCTCAAATGCTGTTTTTACGATTGTACCTCCTGATCCTGTCCTTACTGCTCCTAATTCTGGTACTTTGAGACCTCTATGTAATTATAATATTAGATGGATTACATCTTCTTTCATTTCTAATGTCAAGTTAGAATACTCTCTAAACAATGGATCTACATGGACATATATCTCTACTGTACCAAATACAGGCAGCTATTCATGGGTCGTTCCTAGTACGGCATCAACACAATGTTTAGTAAAAGCTACCAATAGCCTTCATTCAAATCTTTATGACATTTCATCTAGCAATTTTACAATAACTCCACCTGTTGAAGTTACCGCTTCCAATGGTGGTGATACCCTCTATGGCTGCAATAATTATGTCATTTCATGGGACAAATCGAATTGTTTATCCAATTGGAATATTTATTATTCTACCGACAATGGTGCTAATTGGAATACCATCGCTACAAATGTAACTAACGGCAGTTATTCGTCTCAAAATTATTCTTGGGCAGTACCCAATGGTATAAACTCTAGTCAATGTTTAATTAGGGTGGCAGAAGTTGGCTGGGGCGGTCGTTCCGATATTTCTGATGCTACTTTCACCATACTGCCTTCTAACTCCATTACCGTAACTTCTCCTAATGGTGGTGAAGTTTGGCAAGGGCTAAGTACTCATCCCATCACATGGACCCATACTTCGGATGCATCAGGGCAATTTAGAGTGGAATATTCGGATGACAATGGAACTTCTTGGTCTGCGCTTAACAATGGTACCTCTAACAATTCTTACAATTGGAATGTCTCTGGCAATCCTGGAACTTCCTATTTAGTGAGAGTCCTTGATTTTAACAACACTTGTCGTTCAGATGTCTCGGATGCCAACTTTACCGTTACACAGCCTACCCCTGTTTTAACAGCTCCGAACTGGGGCACACTAAGACCAGGTTGTAATTACAATATTACTTGGAATCAAGCTACTTTTTCTACTTCCATCAAGTTAGAATATTCTTTGGATAATGGAAGCTCTTGGAATACTATTGCAACCGTTTCTAATACAGGTAGCTATTCATGGGTCGTTCCCAGTACGGCATCAACACAATGTTTAGTCAGAGCAAGTCATTATAATGATCCTTCTGTTTTTGATGTCTCTAATAGCAATTTTACGATAATTCCACCTGTTGAAGTTACCACTTCCAATGGTGGTGATACCCTCTATGGCTGCAATAATTATGTCATTTCATGGGACAAATCGAATTGTTTATCCAATTGGAATATTTATTATTCTACCGACAATGGTGCTAATTGGAATACCATCGCTACAAATATAAACAACAGCAGTTATTCGTCTCAAAATTACTCTTGGACAGTACCCAATGGCATAAACTCTAGTCAATGTTTAATTAGAGTCGCAGAAGTTGGCTGGGGCGGTCGTTCAGATATTTCTGATGCTACTTTCACCATACTGCCTTCTAATTCCATTACCGTAACTTCTCCTAATGGTGGTGAAGTTTGGCAAGGGCTAAGTACTCATCCCATCACATGGACACATACTTCGGATGCATCAGGGCAATTTAGGGTGGAATATTCGGATGACAATGGTACCTCTTGGTCTGCGCTTAACAATGGTACCTCTAACAATTCTTACAATTGGAATGTCTCTGGCAATCCTGGAACTTCCTATTTAGTGAGAGTCCTTGATTTTAACAACACTTGTCGTTCAGATGTCTCGGATGCCAATTTTACCGTTACACAACCTACTCCTGTTTTAACAGCTCCGAACTGGGGCACACTAAGACCTGGTTGTAATTACAATATTAGATGGAATCAAGCTACTTTTTCTACTTCCATCAAGTTAGAATATTCTTTGGATAATGGAAGCTCTTGGAATACTATTGCAACCGTTTCGAATACAGGTAGCTATTCATGGGTCGTTCCCAGTACGGCATCAACACAATGTTTAGTCAGAGCAAGTCATTATAATGATCCTTCTGTTTTTGATGTCTCTAATAGCAATTTTACGATAATTCCACCTGTTGAAGTTACCGCTTCCAATGGTGGTGATACCCTCTATGGCTGTAATAATTATGTCATTTCATGGGACAAATCGAATTGTTTATCCAATTGGAATATTTATTATTCTACCGACAATGGTGCTAATTGGAATACCATCGCTACAAATATAAACAACAGCAGTTATTCGTCTCAAAATTATTCTTGGGCAGTACCCAATGGCATAAACTCTAGTCAATGTTTAATTAGAGTGGCAGAAGTTGGCTGGGGTGGTCGTTCTGATATTTCTGATGCTACTTTCACCATACTGCCTTCTAATTCCATTACCGTAACTTCTCCTAATGGTGGCGAAGTTTGGCAAGGGCTAAGTACTCATCCCATCACATGGACACATACTTCTGATGCATCAGGACAATTTAGGGTGGAATATTCGGATGACAATGGTACTTCTTGGTCTGCGCTTAACAATGGTACCTCTAACAATTCTTACAATTGGAATGTCCCTGGCAATCCTGGAACTTCCTATTTAGTGAGAGTCCTTGATTTTAACAATACTTGTCGTTCAGATGTCTCGGATGCCAATTTTACTGTTACACAACCTACTCCTGTTTTAACAGCTCCGAACTGGGGCACACTAAGACCTGGTTGTAATTACAATATTAGATGGAATCAAGCTACTTTTTCTACTTCCATCAAGTTAGAATATTCTTTGGATAATGGAAGCTCTTGGAATACTATTGCAACCGTTTCTAATACAGGTAGCTATTCATGGGTCGTTCCCAGTACTCCATCAACACAATGTTTAGTCAGAGCAAGTCATTATAATGATCCTTCTGTTTTTGATGTCTCTAATAGCAATTTTACGATAATTCCACCTGTTGAAGTTACCGCTTCCAATGGCGGTGATACCCTCTATGGCTGCAATAATTATGTCATTTCATGGGACAAATCGAATTGTTTATCCAATTGGAATATCTATTATTCTACCGACAATGGTGCTAATTGGAATACCATCGCTACAAATATAAACAACAGCAATTATTCGTCTCAAAATTATTCTTGGGCAGTACCCAATGGCATAAACTCTAGTCAATGTTTAATTAGAGTGGCAGAAGTTGGCTGGGGCGGTCGTTCAGATATTTCTGATGCTACTTTCACCATACTGCCTTCTAATTCCATTACCGTAACTTCTCCTAATGGTGGCGAAGTTTGGCAAGGGCTAAGTACTCATCCCATCACATGGACACATACCTCGGATGCATCAGGACAATTTAGGGTGGAATATTCAGATAACAATGGTAGCTCTTGGTCTGCGCTTAACAATGGTACCTCTAACAATTCTTACAATTGGAATCTCCCTGGCAATCCTGGAACTTCCTATTTAGTGAGAGTCCTTGATTTTAACAACACTTGTCGTTCAGATGTCTCGGATGCCAATTTTACCATTACACAACCTACTCCCGTTTTAACAGCTCCAAATTGGGGCACACTAAGACCTGGTTGTAATTACAATATTAGATGGGATCAATCCACTTTTTCTACTTCCATCAAGTTAGAATATTCTTTGGATAATGGAAGCTCTTGGAATACTATTGCTACTGTTTCTAATACAGGCAGCTATTCATGGGTCGTTCCCAGTACTCCATCAACACAGTGTTTAGTCAGAGCAAGTCATTATAATGATCCTTCTGTTTTTGATGTCTCTAATAGCAATTTTACGATAATTCCACCTGTTGAAGTTACCGCTTCCAATGGCGGTGATACCCTCTATGGCTGCAATAATTATGTCATTTCATGGGACAAATCGAATTGTTTATCCAATTGGAATATCTATTATTCTACCGACAATGGTGCTAATTGGAATACCATCGCTACAAATATAAACAACAGCAGTTATTCGTCTCAAAATTACTCTTGGACAGTACCCAATGGTATAAGTTCTAGTCAATGTTTAATTAGAGTGGCAGAAGTTGGCTGGGGAGGCCGTTCCGATATTTCTGATGCTACTTTCACCATACTGCCTTCTAATTCCATTACCGTAACTTCTCCTAATGGTGGCGAAGTTTGGCAAGGGCTAAGTACTCATCCCATCACATGGACACATACTTCGGATGCATCAGGACAATTTAGGGTGGAATATTCAGATAACAATGGTACCTCTTGGTCTGCGCTTAATAATGGTACCTCTAACAATTCTTACAATTGGAATGTCCCTAATAATCCTGGAACTTCCTATTTAGTGAGAGTCCTTGATTTTAACAATACTTGTCGTTCAGATGTCTCGGATGCCAATTTTACGGTTAGTCCTAGTGATCCAGTTTTAACAGCTCCCAATGGAGGGCAAACACTCTATTCTGGGACTACCTATAACATTACTTGGTTAGCATCTACATTTTTCTCAAGTTATGTCAAATTAGAGTATTCTTTAGATAATGGTGCTACTTGGAATTATATAGGGAGCGTTTCCAATACGGGTAGTGAAAGTTGGACGATTCCAAATGTGTATTCTACTCAATGTTTAGTCAGAGCAAGTAATAGTACTAATCTTAGTTTGAATGATGTTTCTTACAGTGTCTTTACAATAAAACCTGCTGTAACGCTTCTTACCCCTAATGGTGATAATGGAACAACTATTTGGGGAGGTTGTACGGTTACCTCTATTACGATTGACAGGTCTCCTGCATGGAATAGTTATGAGGTAGAATATAGTTTGGATAATGGTTCAAATTGGACGACAATAACCTCTAATTGGACAACCAATGCAAACCCAGCCACTTATAATTGGACGATGCCCAATACTCAAACCAATCAAGCAATGGTACGAGTAAGACCTAATTTCACTAGTTTTTCAGACAGGAGTGATTCCACTTTTACCATTACAAAGCCTGTTACAATTATTCAACCAAATTTTGGTGGTGTTATGACAGTCGGAAATGTCTATAATATTTCTTGGTCTTCGGATGGAATTTCTAATATATATGACATTTTTTATTCTACAAATGGAGGCGCAACATATACCAATATTGTTACAGGATATACAACTTCTACCAATACCTATGCATGGACAATTCCGAACACGCTTTCTAATAACTGCGTTATTTGGGTAAGAGACAACATCAACCATTGCAAAGAAGACATTAGTGATCAACTATTTACAATTAGCTCAGGACCTCAAGTAGTTCAATTATTGGCTCCTAATGGAATAGGTGATACGCTAGTTGGCTGTCATACCAAGACAATCAGATGGACAGACTTAAATTCGAGTGGCTCTTATAGTATTGACTATTCTGTAAATAGTGGTGCTACCTGGATTAATATTGCTTCAGGGAGTATGAGCTCTAATCTTATAGCCTCTACTAATTATTCGTACGATTGGATTGTCCCCAATAACATTTCTTCCAATAATGTACTCTTACGAGTTCGCTCATTAACAACTCCTACTTTATTTGACCTAAGTGATGCTTTTTTTAGTGTTATAAATGGGAGTTTATCTGTTACACCTACCGATACATCCGCTTGTTATGCAGTTCCAATTCAATTGAACGTCACAGGAGGCGAGGTTAATAATTATAGCTGGTCACCTAGCATAGGATTAGATTCAAGTAATAGCGCTAGTCCCATTGCAGCGCCTTATGAAAGCACCAACTATGTCGTACAATGTACCAATGGTACTTGTATTTTAACAGACTCTATTATGTTTACAGTTACCTTTGACTCCTCAATCGTTTCAGATGTTACAATTAGCGCTTCTGTTTTGCCTACAGATACAGTTTGTGCTGGTACAGCAATTACTTATACTGCTACTGCAACCAATGAAGGGACAAGTCCTATTTACCAATGGAGAGTTAATGGGGTTAATGTAGGTAGTAATGCTGCAACATTTACAACTTCAAGTCTCAATAATAACGATGTAGTCACTTGTATCCTATATTCTAATATGCCTTGTGTATCAGGAAGTCCTGATACGTCTAATGCCCTTGTTGCTTCAATTTTGCCCAATGTAACCCCTAGTGTTACTTGGTCAACAACGCCTCACATAGATACAATCTGTGATGGAGTGCATGTAACTTTCACGGCAATTCCTAATCATGGAGGTACAACACCCAGTTATCAGTGGTTCTTAAATGGCTCTACGGTAGGGAATAATGGGAGTTTTAGTAGTTCTACCTTAAATAGTGGAGATATTCTTGAACTGATGATGTCTTCAACAGCTAGCTGTGTTACTAATTCTATAGCCACATCAACAGATACCATTAATGTTAAGACTGTTCCTGCACAGCCCTTATCTATCACAGGCGCTCCATCTATTTGCACAGGTACTTCAGCAAGTTATACCATTCCTCTCGTAAATCATGCTACATCTTATACATGGACTTTGCCTAGTGGTTGGACAGGAAGTTCGACAACAGATAGTATTTCTGTAACAGCGAATTCCAATAGTGGGATCATTTCTGTAACTGCTAATAATGCATGTGGTGTAAGTAGTGCAGCACAATTAAATATAACGGCAAACCTATTGCCAGTAGTAACATTTTCTTCTCTTGGAGTTGTTTGTGAAAATACTCCAGCCTTTGTTCTAACTGGCGGTAGTCCAATTGGAGGAATATATTCTGGTATTGGTGTAACAAATGATTCTATTTTTACACCTACTGCCGTGGGAAATGGCTTATACACTATTACTTATACTTATACAGATTCTTTTTGTACCAATAGCGATACTTCTACCATTCAAGTAGATATGTGTGCTGGAACGATTGGTTCAATTGAAAACGAAGCTATTTCTGTTTATCCTAATCCTCTTAAGGATTACACCGTTTTCTATTTTGATGCATCTATACAATTTGAAAATATTCAAATACAGATCTTTGATGTTTTGGGAAGGGAAGTAAAACGGATTGACAATATTAGACAAAATAAAGTAACTTTGAGAAGGAACAATTTAGAGAATGGCGTATATTATTATCGTGTAATGAATCAGGAGAAAGAAATAAAATCAGGAGAATTAATTTTTGCAAAATAG
- a CDS encoding response regulator transcription factor — protein sequence MNSSEYKILIADDEPDILEFVCYNLTKEGFEVTSATNGLEALQKAKEIKPHLILLDIMMPEMDGVEVCKELRAIPEFENTIIAFLTARSEDYSQIVGFEVGGDDYITKPIRPRVLISRINALLRRFNKKSPKTDKNVIQVSDLYINKEQFIVQKQDTDDKITLAKKEFELLCLLASKPGKVFTREEIFNKIWGSNVIVGNRTIDVHIRKIREKVGENYIKTIKGIGYKFEF from the coding sequence ATGAATTCAAGCGAGTACAAAATACTAATCGCAGATGACGAACCCGACATTTTGGAGTTTGTTTGTTACAACCTTACCAAAGAAGGTTTTGAAGTGACTAGCGCTACTAATGGTTTGGAAGCTTTGCAAAAAGCGAAAGAAATTAAGCCACATTTAATCTTACTGGATATTATGATGCCAGAGATGGATGGCGTTGAAGTATGCAAGGAGCTTCGGGCAATTCCTGAATTTGAGAATACAATCATTGCATTTTTAACGGCTAGAAGTGAGGATTATTCTCAAATTGTAGGGTTTGAAGTTGGAGGAGATGACTACATCACCAAACCCATCCGCCCTAGAGTTCTAATTAGTAGAATTAATGCTCTATTGCGCCGATTCAATAAAAAATCGCCCAAAACGGATAAAAATGTTATTCAAGTATCTGATCTTTATATCAACAAAGAACAATTCATTGTTCAAAAGCAAGATACTGACGATAAAATTACCTTAGCAAAAAAAGAATTTGAACTACTTTGCCTATTAGCATCCAAACCTGGAAAGGTATTTACCAGAGAAGAAATTTTCAATAAAATCTGGGGGAGTAATGTAATTGTTGGCAATAGAACAATTGATGTTCACATTCGGAAAATTCGCGAAAAAGTAGGAGAAAATTACATCAAAACTATCAAGGGAATAGGATACAAATTTGAGTTTTAA
- a CDS encoding sensor histidine kinase — MLFFKTKNPSPEQLAWLTAANNSGILLVFTLGAKLLFSESITWALVFLIPLVSLGFGYLAIYDSLRRFIYRKIKLIYKTIHSMKTPTTNAVVSVNMKNHMIDQVEQEVVEWAKNWTKEISSLKSMEVYRREFMGNVSHELKTPIFNIQGYLHTLLDGGMEDPDINYKYLTRAANNTERMANIVADLGYISKFEAGKLQLHLVDFDICQLIKDVLDDSELKASQKGISLAFKNPNQKPLIVNADVESIRRVIVNLISNSIKYGKENGETLVGFYDLDSNILIEISDNGKGIAQEHIPRLFERFYRVDKGRSRSEGGTGLGLAIVKHILEAHEQTITARSRIEVGSTFGFTLKKAN, encoded by the coding sequence ATGCTATTTTTTAAAACAAAAAATCCTAGTCCAGAACAATTGGCTTGGCTTACAGCAGCTAATAACTCAGGCATTCTATTGGTTTTCACGCTTGGAGCCAAATTACTCTTTAGTGAAAGTATTACTTGGGCGCTCGTTTTTTTGATTCCTTTGGTTTCGCTTGGTTTTGGATATTTAGCGATTTACGATTCGTTGCGTCGTTTTATTTATAGAAAAATAAAGCTGATTTATAAAACGATTCACAGCATGAAAACGCCAACGACCAATGCTGTTGTTAGTGTAAACATGAAAAATCATATGATAGATCAGGTAGAGCAAGAAGTGGTAGAGTGGGCAAAAAATTGGACCAAGGAAATTTCATCGCTCAAAAGCATGGAGGTCTATCGCCGTGAGTTTATGGGCAATGTATCCCACGAATTAAAAACGCCCATTTTTAATATTCAGGGCTATTTACATACCCTTCTGGATGGAGGAATGGAAGATCCCGATATTAATTATAAATATTTGACCCGTGCTGCCAACAATACAGAGCGAATGGCAAATATTGTTGCTGATTTGGGATATATTTCAAAGTTTGAAGCAGGAAAGCTTCAATTGCATTTAGTTGATTTTGACATTTGCCAGTTGATTAAGGATGTTTTGGACGATAGTGAGTTAAAGGCTTCCCAAAAGGGAATTAGCTTGGCGTTTAAAAATCCTAACCAAAAACCGCTAATCGTTAATGCTGATGTGGAAAGTATTCGCCGAGTAATTGTCAATTTAATTAGCAATTCGATCAAATATGGCAAAGAAAATGGAGAAACGCTAGTTGGGTTTTATGATTTAGATAGCAATATTTTGATTGAAATCTCAGACAATGGCAAAGGAATTGCTCAAGAGCATATTCCTCGACTTTTTGAGCGATTCTATCGAGTAGACAAAGGACGTTCTAGATCGGAAGGTGGTACAGGTTTAGGCTTGGCAATTGTCAAACATATCTTGGAAGCACACGAGCAAACCATCACTGCTAGAAGTCGTATTGAAGTTGGTTCTACGTTTGGTTTCACCTTAAAAAAGGCAAATTAA
- a CDS encoding YggS family pyridoxal phosphate-dependent enzyme, protein MINQENYRMVLAKTQGATANLVAVSKTKPKEDIQALYKLGQRIFGENKVQELVEKQKELPQDIAWHLIGTLQRNKVKYIAPFVTMIHSVDSLKLLKEINKQAAKSERVIDCLLQFHIAEESTKFGLSLQEAVELLSSTAFKEMKHVRIAGLMGMATFTADKEQVRAEFKTLKKYFEELKAQFFAASDTFNEISMGMSGDYEIALEEGSTLVRVGSLLFGVRTYH, encoded by the coding sequence ATGATAAATCAGGAAAATTATAGAATGGTATTGGCTAAAACTCAAGGAGCAACTGCCAATTTAGTAGCCGTTTCTAAAACAAAACCTAAGGAAGATATCCAAGCTTTGTACAAGTTGGGGCAACGTATTTTTGGAGAAAATAAGGTACAAGAATTAGTTGAAAAACAAAAAGAATTACCGCAAGATATAGCCTGGCATCTTATTGGCACTTTGCAACGAAATAAGGTCAAGTATATCGCTCCTTTTGTAACTATGATCCATTCGGTTGATTCTTTGAAATTATTAAAAGAAATCAATAAACAAGCAGCCAAATCCGAACGAGTGATTGATTGTTTATTGCAGTTTCATATCGCCGAAGAAAGTACAAAATTTGGTCTTTCGCTCCAAGAAGCAGTGGAGCTGTTGTCTTCTACTGCCTTTAAAGAAATGAAACATGTCCGTATTGCTGGATTGATGGGAATGGCAACCTTTACAGCAGACAAGGAGCAGGTAAGAGCAGAGTTTAAAACACTAAAAAAATATTTTGAGGAACTCAAGGCACAATTTTTTGCTGCTTCAGATACTTTTAACGAAATATCAATGGGAATGTCTGGAGACTATGAAATAGCGTTGGAAGAGGGGAGTACTTTGGTTAGAGTAGGTTCTTTGTTATTTGGGGTTAGAACTTATCATTAG
- a CDS encoding thioredoxin family protein, whose protein sequence is MLKNGNLMQWVALGLLLLAAGNMQAQGIEFEHGTWEAVKAKAQKENKPIFVDAYTTWCGPCKWMAKNIFVQDEVGVFLNQNFISYKMDMEKGEGPAFAEKYGVEAYPTLLYFNAEGEVMHKGVGARDAEGLIALCNDALDPKKQLVGFVNKYESGNYEKAFLAEYMEVLVSCGEDVSAPFEKFWETLTDEEKQTEKVLTFMSAASYRFAELENQYTQYLLENKAAYEKATSKGNVAMLLTNTYLAAVWKIAKTEDKKKKKELTKEILAVFPDAKKEFKKRLAYVEASMETPPNEAKIQKTYTQYLKVCNDANELNSVAWKVYENEDDLKKLKEALGWIDRSIKIEANFFNLDTKAALLYKTKDYEAAKVYAEKALKAAKDSGMDTGTEDTVKLLENINAKLEQ, encoded by the coding sequence ATGTTGAAAAATGGTAATTTAATGCAATGGGTGGCATTGGGTTTATTGTTGCTTGCAGCAGGAAACATGCAGGCTCAAGGCATTGAATTTGAACACGGAACGTGGGAAGCGGTAAAAGCAAAAGCTCAAAAAGAAAATAAGCCCATATTTGTGGATGCTTACACCACTTGGTGTGGTCCCTGTAAGTGGATGGCAAAAAATATTTTTGTGCAGGATGAAGTTGGTGTGTTCCTGAACCAAAACTTTATTTCTTATAAGATGGATATGGAAAAGGGAGAGGGGCCTGCTTTTGCTGAGAAATATGGGGTAGAAGCTTATCCAACTTTGTTGTATTTTAATGCAGAGGGTGAAGTAATGCACAAAGGAGTTGGTGCTAGAGATGCAGAAGGTTTAATTGCATTGTGTAATGACGCTTTGGATCCCAAAAAACAATTGGTTGGCTTTGTTAATAAATATGAAAGTGGCAACTATGAAAAAGCATTTTTAGCAGAATATATGGAGGTCTTGGTGAGTTGTGGAGAGGATGTTTCTGCTCCTTTTGAAAAGTTTTGGGAAACGTTAACGGATGAAGAAAAACAAACCGAGAAAGTCCTAACTTTTATGTCAGCAGCTTCTTATCGTTTTGCTGAATTGGAGAACCAATACACGCAATATCTATTGGAAAATAAAGCGGCTTACGAAAAGGCGACTAGCAAAGGAAATGTTGCCATGTTGCTTACCAATACTTATTTAGCGGCTGTTTGGAAGATAGCAAAGACAGAGGATAAAAAGAAGAAAAAGGAATTGACAAAAGAAATCTTAGCGGTATTCCCTGATGCTAAAAAAGAATTTAAGAAGCGTTTAGCTTATGTAGAGGCATCAATGGAAACCCCTCCAAACGAAGCAAAAATCCAAAAAACATATACTCAATATTTAAAGGTGTGTAATGATGCTAATGAATTAAATAGTGTCGCTTGGAAGGTCTATGAAAATGAGGACGATCTCAAAAAACTAAAAGAAGCTTTGGGCTGGATTGATCGATCCATTAAAATTGAGGCCAATTTTTTTAATTTAGATACTAAAGCGGCCTTGTTGTATAAAACAAAAGACTATGAAGCGGCTAAAGTATATGCAGAAAAGGCCTTAAAGGCAGCAAAAGATTCTGGCATGGATACAGGGACAGAGGATACCGTGAAATTGTTAGAAAATATCAATGCTAAATTAGAACAATAG